In Acidobacteriota bacterium, one genomic interval encodes:
- a CDS encoding NAD(P)(+) transhydrogenase (Re/Si-specific) subunit beta, whose translation MMSVLIELNYLAASILFILGLKGLSHPETARRGMILAEVGMFLAIVGTLLHKDIISYEWIIAGLIIGSLIGGAISIWVPMTAMPQRTALSHAFGALAASLVGVSEYYRHGAGELGTFKMTALNLEVLLGGITVTGSLMAFIKLQDWVRGTPITYRGQNIFNMSLMALTVGMFAYLIYDPSAHSVFYAMAGLAFVSGVLMVLPIGAADMPVVMSLMNSYAGLAAAATGFAISNNVLIIAGTLDGFSGFILSVLMCRAMNRSITNVLFGAFGAETAAGESGALGDMREVKAEDIAVQLAYARQVIFVPGYGMATAQAQHAVRELGNMLEARGVSVKYAIHPVAGRMPGHMNVLLAEANVPYSSLYDLEQINTEFPATDVAVVIGANDVVNPDARDNPKSPIAGMPILEVDKARSVVVLKRGKGKGFAGIENPLFFKQNCGMLYGDAKTSLIKLAGAVQNA comes from the coding sequence CTGATGAGTGTTCTAATCGAACTCAATTACCTGGCCGCGTCCATTCTATTCATCCTCGGTCTCAAGGGCCTCAGTCATCCTGAAACCGCGCGGCGAGGAATGATCCTCGCCGAAGTCGGGATGTTCCTGGCGATCGTCGGCACGCTGCTTCACAAAGACATCATAAGCTACGAGTGGATCATCGCCGGGCTGATCATCGGCTCGCTCATCGGCGGGGCAATTTCGATATGGGTGCCGATGACCGCGATGCCGCAGCGGACTGCGCTCTCGCACGCGTTCGGCGCGCTGGCTGCTTCGCTCGTCGGCGTGTCTGAATACTACCGGCACGGCGCCGGCGAGCTTGGAACTTTCAAGATGACTGCGCTCAACCTCGAGGTGCTGCTCGGCGGCATCACGGTGACCGGAAGCTTGATGGCGTTCATCAAGCTTCAGGACTGGGTTCGCGGGACGCCGATCACCTACCGCGGGCAAAACATCTTCAACATGTCGCTGATGGCGTTAACGGTTGGGATGTTCGCCTATCTGATTTACGATCCTTCGGCGCACTCGGTGTTCTACGCGATGGCCGGGCTGGCGTTCGTGTCAGGCGTGCTGATGGTGTTGCCGATCGGCGCGGCGGACATGCCGGTCGTGATGTCGCTGATGAACTCATACGCCGGGCTTGCCGCCGCAGCGACCGGCTTCGCCATTTCGAACAACGTTCTTATCATCGCCGGCACGCTTGATGGCTTCTCGGGCTTCATACTTTCGGTCTTGATGTGCCGCGCGATGAACCGCTCGATAACCAACGTGTTGTTCGGAGCGTTTGGAGCGGAAACAGCGGCTGGCGAGAGCGGGGCTCTCGGCGATATGCGCGAGGTGAAAGCCGAAGACATCGCGGTACAGCTTGCTTATGCCAGGCAGGTAATCTTCGTGCCCGGCTACGGCATGGCTACGGCGCAAGCGCAGCACGCGGTGCGCGAGCTCGGAAACATGCTCGAAGCGCGAGGCGTATCGGTCAAGTACGCGATCCACCCAGTGGCTGGCCGCATGCCTGGACATATGAATGTGCTGCTCGCCGAAGCCAACGTGCCTTACTCGTCGCTATACGACCTCGAGCAGATCAACACCGAGTTTCCGGCAACCGACGTCGCGGTTGTGATCGGCGCAAACGATGTGGTGAACCCGGACGCTCGCGACAATCCCAAGAGTCCCATCGCCGGAATGCCCATTCTTGAAGTGGACAAGGCGCGCTCGGTCGTCGTGTTGAAGCGCGGCAAGGGTAAGGGCTTTGCCGGTATCGAGAACCCGCTGTTCTTCAAGCAAAACTGCGGCATGCTGTACGGTGACGCGAAGACATCGCTGATCAAACTAGCCGGCGCCGTGCAGAATGCCTAG
- a CDS encoding NAD(P) transhydrogenase subunit alpha produces MSTEVIIAGLYVFALAAFLGYQVISRVPPLLHTPLMSATNAISGISLVGSLVSAGADYNTVSTWLGFIAVIASTINVVGGFMITDRMLRMFKRQPAPRKDSAEEQDPA; encoded by the coding sequence GTGAGCACTGAAGTAATAATCGCCGGTCTGTACGTCTTCGCACTCGCGGCATTTCTCGGCTACCAGGTAATCTCGCGAGTGCCGCCGCTTCTTCACACGCCGCTGATGTCGGCGACCAACGCGATCTCGGGCATATCGCTTGTCGGCTCGCTGGTGAGCGCCGGCGCGGACTACAACACGGTTAGCACGTGGCTGGGTTTCATAGCCGTGATCGCTTCGACGATCAACGTCGTCGGCGGGTTCATGATCACCGATCGAATGCTGAGGATGTTTAAGAGACAACCCGCCCCCAGGAAAGACTCTGCAGAGGAGCAAGACCCAGCCTGA
- a CDS encoding Re/Si-specific NAD(P)(+) transhydrogenase subunit alpha codes for MKIGVLREARPGETRVALMPESVRALTASNVQVHIESGAGNLAGASDSDYAGAGARVENEKLDVLANADVLPCVNCPDGDDLSRLHPGAVVIGFLRPLDEPEVLVQLIERGLTAIAMELIPRSSRAQTMDALSSMATIVGYKSVLLAAERLPRMFPLLMTAAGTIAPARVLVLGAGVAGLQAIATARRLGAVVEGYDVRAAAGEHVQSLGARFLQVDLGGIKTEDAGGYAVELSEEALSRGRDLIAKHARTTDVIITSAQVPGRPAPLLVTEEAVAGMKSGSVIVDLAASTGGNCAASKPGETVVRDGVTIMSPLNLAATVPVHASQLYSRNVTAFLKLLIDDQGQLKIDLNDDVVGPACVLHRGEVVNARVAAALESTAR; via the coding sequence ATGAAGATTGGCGTATTGCGAGAGGCGCGGCCGGGAGAAACTCGGGTGGCGCTCATGCCTGAATCGGTGCGCGCGCTCACGGCTTCGAACGTACAGGTCCACATCGAGAGCGGTGCTGGAAACCTCGCGGGTGCAAGCGATTCGGACTACGCCGGAGCCGGTGCGAGAGTCGAGAATGAGAAGCTCGATGTGCTCGCGAATGCGGACGTCCTGCCCTGCGTCAACTGTCCTGACGGTGACGATCTTTCGCGCCTTCATCCGGGCGCGGTGGTGATTGGATTTCTAAGGCCGCTGGATGAACCCGAAGTTCTGGTTCAACTCATTGAGCGCGGCTTGACCGCCATCGCAATGGAGCTGATACCGCGCTCGAGCAGAGCGCAAACGATGGACGCGCTCTCGTCGATGGCTACGATCGTCGGCTACAAATCGGTGCTGTTAGCGGCGGAGCGATTGCCGCGCATGTTTCCGTTGTTGATGACCGCTGCCGGCACGATAGCCCCCGCGCGGGTGCTGGTCCTGGGCGCAGGTGTCGCGGGTCTGCAAGCAATCGCGACCGCGCGCCGTCTGGGCGCGGTCGTCGAAGGCTACGATGTTCGCGCCGCTGCCGGCGAGCACGTTCAATCTCTAGGCGCCAGGTTCTTGCAGGTCGACCTTGGCGGTATCAAGACCGAAGACGCGGGCGGATACGCGGTCGAGCTTAGCGAAGAGGCTCTCAGTCGAGGCAGAGACTTGATAGCCAAACACGCGCGGACGACCGATGTGATCATCACTTCGGCGCAAGTGCCCGGACGGCCCGCGCCGCTGCTTGTGACCGAAGAAGCCGTCGCTGGTATGAAGTCCGGTTCGGTGATCGTGGATCTTGCCGCGTCGACCGGGGGCAACTGCGCAGCGAGCAAACCCGGTGAGACCGTTGTTCGAGACGGCGTGACTATTATGTCGCCGTTGAATCTCGCGGCTACTGTGCCGGTTCACGCGAGCCAGCTTTACTCTCGAAATGTCACCGCATTCTTGAAGCTTCTGATTGACGATCAAGGGCAGTTGAAGATCGATTTGAACGACGATGTAGTTGGCCCTGCGTGCGTGCTTCATCGGGGCGAGGTCGTGAATGCCCGGGTGGCAGCCGCGCTCGAGTCGACTGCGCGATAG
- a CDS encoding MOSC domain-containing protein, translating to MKVLSVNVGLPRDVISKGKPVTTGIFKEPVEGRVRLRTLNLDGDRQADLKVHGGTDKAVYAYPAEHYDYWRRELPGVELPWGMFGENFTVEGLRENEINIGDQFRIGSAELMVTQPRLPCYKLAVKFGRDDIIKRFLESGRTGFYFAVLKEGEVGAGDSIEMIGRDANDLTVAGVTRLYLQGKDDLEALEKALRVEALPPSWKAHFERQLEKLRATQTTR from the coding sequence CTGAAAGTGCTGTCGGTGAACGTTGGGCTGCCGCGCGATGTCATCTCGAAGGGCAAGCCGGTCACAACCGGGATCTTCAAAGAACCGGTCGAAGGCCGCGTCCGGCTTAGAACGTTGAACCTTGATGGCGACAGGCAGGCGGACCTGAAAGTTCACGGCGGCACGGACAAGGCCGTCTACGCCTATCCAGCCGAACACTATGATTATTGGCGCCGGGAGCTGCCCGGCGTCGAGCTCCCGTGGGGAATGTTCGGCGAGAATTTCACCGTCGAAGGATTGCGCGAGAACGAGATCAACATCGGCGACCAGTTTCGTATCGGCTCCGCTGAGCTGATGGTCACGCAGCCGCGGCTCCCTTGCTACAAGCTGGCGGTGAAGTTTGGGCGCGACGACATCATCAAACGTTTCCTTGAAAGCGGCCGAACCGGCTTCTACTTCGCAGTGCTCAAAGAGGGCGAAGTCGGGGCGGGCGATTCGATCGAGATGATAGGCCGCGACGCGAATGATCTGACGGTTGCCGGCGTCACTCGACTCTACTTACAAGGCAAGGACGATCTGGAGGCGTTGGAGAAAGCATTAAGAGTTGAGGCGCTGCCGCCAAGTTGGAAAGCTCACTTCGAGCGCCAGCTTGAAAAGCTTCGTGCGACGCAGACGACGCGCTGA
- a CDS encoding MFS transporter, translated as MRLKPKHSVLLVGLAYLSFVSLGLPDGMNGVAWPSIRAGFNLPLDALGALLVMFTAGYLVSSFSSGRLLALVSVGTLLALSCLATAVSLIGYALAPAWWVMVALGSLAGLGAGAIDAGLNTFAATEFNARMVNWLHACYGIGAATGPAIMTAVLAAHHPWQSGYLIVGGWQLVLAGAFGLTLRSWPKASATGQSHSEAIARASNLSTLKLPVVRLSIAVFFVYTGIEAAAGTWAYSLFTESRAVPMMTAGMWISVYWGALTAGRLLSGLVVGFVPVHHLLRVCFVSIALGATLIWLGGAGLLSFAGLALMGLASAPVFPSMISATPMRLGEAHTANGVGFQIAAAVLGQSLLPSLVGLLAGKLGLEVIAPALLGSACLLLVLFEALTAASPAAGREAPSMT; from the coding sequence GTGAGACTGAAACCTAAGCACTCTGTTCTGTTGGTTGGCCTGGCATACCTGAGCTTCGTGAGCCTGGGCTTGCCCGATGGGATGAATGGAGTTGCGTGGCCGTCGATCCGGGCCGGCTTCAATCTTCCGCTCGATGCGCTGGGTGCGCTCTTAGTGATGTTCACCGCGGGCTACCTGGTGTCGAGCTTCAGCAGCGGCAGACTGCTCGCGCTCGTGAGTGTTGGCACGTTGTTGGCGCTGAGCTGTCTGGCAACGGCAGTGAGTCTGATCGGTTACGCGTTAGCTCCGGCGTGGTGGGTCATGGTCGCATTGGGGAGCCTTGCCGGGTTAGGCGCGGGCGCGATCGATGCAGGACTGAACACTTTCGCAGCGACCGAGTTCAACGCGAGAATGGTGAACTGGCTTCACGCGTGTTACGGAATCGGCGCAGCGACCGGTCCGGCAATTATGACCGCTGTGCTTGCGGCGCATCATCCGTGGCAAAGCGGCTACCTGATAGTCGGCGGCTGGCAGTTGGTGCTGGCGGGTGCTTTCGGACTGACGCTCAGATCCTGGCCGAAAGCTTCCGCTACCGGGCAGTCCCATTCAGAAGCGATTGCACGAGCCTCAAACCTCAGCACGCTCAAGCTGCCGGTTGTGCGGCTGAGCATCGCGGTCTTCTTTGTCTACACCGGCATCGAAGCCGCCGCAGGCACCTGGGCATACAGTCTATTCACGGAGTCGCGTGCCGTTCCAATGATGACAGCAGGCATGTGGATAAGCGTCTATTGGGGCGCGTTGACCGCTGGCCGTTTGCTATCAGGCCTTGTCGTAGGATTTGTTCCAGTGCATCATCTGCTGCGAGTCTGCTTTGTCAGCATCGCGCTGGGGGCAACGTTGATCTGGCTGGGCGGCGCAGGCTTGCTGAGCTTCGCCGGCCTTGCTTTGATGGGCCTGGCCTCGGCGCCCGTGTTTCCGTCGATGATCTCTGCGACTCCGATGCGACTTGGAGAGGCGCACACGGCGAACGGTGTGGGCTTTCAGATTGCGGCCGCCGTTCTCGGCCAATCGCTGCTGCCGAGCCTTGTTGGCCTGCTGGCCGGCAAGCTCGGCTTAGAGGTAATTGCCCCGGCTTTGCTCGGCTCTGCTTGTTTGCTGCTTGTGCTTTTTGAGGCGTTGACGGCGGCGAGTCCGGCGGCCGGTCGAGAAGCGCCCTCGATGACGTAA
- a CDS encoding RidA family protein has protein sequence MTKVHINPSTLFPSVQHGFSQIVTAQGGKTVYISGQTAWDAEKRIVGGMNLREQTRQALRNIRIAGETAGGTLADVVSVRIYIVNYKPEDAGPVGEVFREFFPGDDPPASTLIGVSSLAVEDFLIEIEAIAVIE, from the coding sequence ATGACTAAAGTACATATCAACCCAAGCACCCTCTTCCCAAGCGTTCAACACGGCTTCTCTCAGATCGTGACCGCTCAGGGCGGCAAGACGGTTTATATCTCCGGTCAAACTGCCTGGGACGCCGAGAAGCGAATCGTCGGCGGGATGAACTTGCGCGAGCAAACCCGGCAAGCGTTGCGTAACATTCGAATCGCTGGCGAGACGGCTGGGGGAACGCTGGCGGATGTCGTGTCGGTGCGAATCTACATCGTCAACTACAAGCCCGAGGATGCCGGCCCGGTTGGCGAAGTCTTCAGAGAGTTCTTCCCAGGTGATGATCCCCCGGCGAGCACGTTGATCGGGGTTTCGTCTCTGGCGGTCGAGGATTTCCTGATCGAGATCGAGGCGATAGCGGTTATTGAGTGA
- a CDS encoding Uma2 family endonuclease: MAADPKDSPRHYYTLEEYFALERTGDGRYEYWDGEIVSMSGGSKEHGMLTGNIYFGLRRQMAGRGCKVFNSEIPVRTPSLPPYRYPDTSVVCGEAEFENVDGIDTLINPTLVVEVLSLGTERRDRNEKRAAYQALPSLTDYLMLAQDAPHATHFARQGERWVRSDYGDLNASIVLKSIECVLTLSEIYAAVEFE, encoded by the coding sequence ATGGCCGCAGACCCCAAAGACTCGCCACGCCACTACTACACACTCGAGGAATACTTCGCTCTCGAACGAACGGGAGACGGCCGCTACGAGTACTGGGACGGCGAGATCGTCTCCATGAGCGGAGGCAGTAAAGAGCACGGCATGCTTACCGGCAATATCTACTTCGGCCTCAGACGGCAGATGGCCGGCCGCGGCTGTAAGGTCTTTAACAGCGAAATACCAGTGAGGACGCCGAGTCTGCCGCCTTACCGCTACCCGGATACCAGCGTGGTATGCGGGGAAGCTGAGTTTGAAAATGTCGATGGGATTGACACTTTGATCAATCCAACCCTTGTTGTCGAAGTGCTCTCTCTAGGTACAGAACGGCGTGACCGTAACGAAAAGCGGGCCGCCTATCAGGCGCTCCCTTCACTGACGGACTATCTGATGCTGGCTCAGGACGCGCCTCACGCCACGCATTTCGCTCGTCAAGGCGAGAGGTGGGTTCGCTCGGACTACGGCGACCTGAATGCTTCAATCGTATTGAAGTCAATCGAGTGCGTGCTGACCCTGAGCGAAATCTACGCGGCTGTCGAGTTCGAATGA
- a CDS encoding thioredoxin-like domain-containing protein has translation MPEYEGKVNAPEFPEGMEWLNTERPLSIRQLKGKVVLLDFWTYCCINCMHIIPDLKKLEHKYPNELVVIGVHSAKFTAEKGTENIRQAILRYEIEHPVVNDHEMQIWQEYTANSWPTLFLIDPAGKVVAYMSGEGVYAQLDGIIAKVIETFDAKKLIDRRPLNLKLERQRTPTSVLAFPGKVLADEKSRQLFIADSNHNRIVVVSLEDSAVKEVIGRGEIGLADGSFETATFNHPQGMALDGSILYVADTGNHAIRAVDLGKRSVTTIAGTGEQLQRRITFGGQGKNTALSSPWDLTIQNGILYIAMAGPHQLWQMNPKTGGIAPYAGSGREARIDGPLAEAALAQPSGITSDGKKLYFADSEVSSIRSADLDPNGRVETIVGEDLFEFGDRDGKGPAVRLQHPLGVVYHEGLLYVADTYNNKIKRISPAERTSETFAGTGEDGMRDGDRATLNEPAGVSVALGKLYVADTNNHLIRFVDLKTKRVETLQIKGLEKLRPRKSKQFAGETIELAAQTIEPGDATLAVQLELPAGYKLNAQAPTALTIAAAQNKVVSLASGAEQTFSNPAFPINIPIKVSEGEATVQADFVVYYCEAVRESLCFFKEARLSLRVKVTKGSGNHNLTATYKLRITG, from the coding sequence ATGCCCGAGTACGAAGGTAAGGTGAACGCTCCCGAGTTCCCCGAAGGCATGGAATGGCTCAACACCGAGCGGCCACTGTCGATACGCCAGTTGAAAGGCAAGGTCGTGCTCCTCGATTTCTGGACCTACTGCTGCATCAACTGCATGCACATCATTCCCGACCTCAAGAAACTCGAGCACAAATATCCGAACGAGCTTGTGGTCATCGGTGTGCACTCAGCCAAGTTCACCGCCGAAAAGGGCACCGAGAATATTCGTCAAGCGATCCTTCGATACGAGATCGAACACCCGGTTGTCAACGACCACGAGATGCAGATCTGGCAGGAATATACAGCCAACAGTTGGCCTACGCTGTTTCTGATCGATCCCGCGGGCAAAGTTGTCGCCTACATGAGCGGCGAAGGTGTTTACGCCCAACTCGACGGGATCATCGCGAAAGTCATCGAAACGTTCGACGCCAAAAAGCTGATCGACCGGCGCCCGCTCAACCTGAAGCTTGAACGCCAGCGCACGCCCACCTCGGTGCTGGCGTTCCCCGGAAAGGTGCTCGCCGACGAAAAGTCCAGGCAGTTGTTCATTGCAGATTCAAATCACAACCGCATAGTCGTCGTTTCGCTCGAAGACTCGGCGGTCAAAGAAGTGATCGGCCGCGGGGAGATCGGCCTGGCCGACGGCAGCTTCGAAACGGCGACGTTCAATCATCCGCAGGGCATGGCGTTGGACGGCAGCATTCTTTACGTAGCCGACACGGGGAACCACGCAATTCGCGCGGTCGATCTTGGCAAGCGTTCGGTGACAACCATCGCGGGAACCGGCGAGCAATTGCAACGCCGCATCACGTTTGGCGGCCAGGGTAAGAACACTGCTCTCAGCTCGCCCTGGGACCTTACGATTCAAAACGGCATTCTGTACATCGCGATGGCCGGCCCGCATCAGTTGTGGCAAATGAATCCGAAGACCGGAGGCATCGCACCTTACGCCGGCTCGGGCCGCGAAGCACGAATCGACGGGCCACTCGCCGAAGCTGCGCTGGCCCAGCCTTCGGGCATCACCAGCGATGGCAAGAAGCTGTACTTTGCGGATAGCGAGGTCAGTTCGATCCGTTCCGCGGATCTCGATCCAAACGGCCGGGTCGAGACCATCGTCGGCGAAGACCTGTTCGAGTTCGGCGATCGCGACGGCAAAGGCCCGGCGGTTCGATTGCAGCACCCGCTCGGAGTCGTTTACCACGAGGGCTTGTTGTACGTCGCCGACACTTACAACAACAAGATCAAGCGCATTTCTCCGGCCGAGCGCACCTCGGAGACTTTTGCCGGCACTGGTGAAGACGGAATGCGTGACGGCGATCGTGCAACGCTCAACGAGCCGGCCGGTGTCAGCGTTGCGCTGGGCAAGCTCTACGTCGCAGACACGAACAATCACCTGATCCGATTTGTTGATCTCAAGACAAAACGCGTCGAGACGCTTCAGATCAAAGGCCTGGAAAAGCTGCGGCCACGTAAGTCGAAACAGTTCGCAGGCGAGACCATCGAGCTTGCGGCGCAAACGATCGAGCCCGGCGACGCGACGCTTGCGGTTCAACTGGAACTTCCGGCCGGCTACAAGCTAAACGCCCAGGCGCCAACGGCGCTGACGATCGCGGCCGCGCAGAACAAAGTTGTGAGCCTTGCGAGCGGCGCGGAGCAGACCTTTAGCAATCCGGCGTTCCCGATCAACATTCCAATCAAGGTCAGCGAAGGCGAAGCAACTGTCCAGGCTGACTTCGTAGTGTATTACTGCGAAGCCGTAAGAGAGAGTCTTTGCTTCTTTAAAGAAGCGCGACTGAGTCTTCGCGTGAAGGTCACTAAGGGGTCGGGCAATCACAACCTGACGGCAACATATAAACTGCGCATCACGGGCTAG
- a CDS encoding glycosyltransferase family 39 protein, with translation MYHRSLAWLSRRVASPNPRPRRKRIIIAGAVIFLAAFGVRLIHWQDYQLRIGADQGSLVSRYKQQAQRMLDGDGILYPTGYKQHSSIQLLVHPPGYSIFIAMLFGLFGQSDDNLVRAQIICDSLAAVLVFLISAQVMALAASVIAGLLVAFSPHLAHHSLMLLPESLAVLPILIAVLLLIRAGKQPRLVPILTAGAMIGVSCWLRSNTLLLAPFLALAILLLLERSRRMKYAMAFVFATIVVISPITIRNWVVFGHFIPLSLGSGVTMIEGIADYDKENRFGMPVTDGEAKRKDVEWHNRPDYAVGLWRPDGIERDRYRFARGLDVIRKDPVWFAGVMIRRAAAMLRYNDSLSLGWPADTAIAPIVSAEPSFGHQLVIGGEPVWSSSAPELLAKGRVLSPRTECALAEDRETLTVAGNDSGFDDQFSSAPIAVQKNTDYVLKIPLKLMQGRMAAKVTSADRRIALASLILLPPEAEPRSKTKVEAKDVDGDNDSESAMEERSSPAIADNQRLLMPFATGSRSEVLLVLSNNGPSSARPTCALGAAELLELGQTPHRWSRFVRPAVRLIERSVYRTSRMLPLIGIGIILLAAARRWRVLLVLLVVPAYYLSVQSALHTEYRYILAIHYFLSVMAAVTLSCFGAAIAGAVGLTARSFIVRNAP, from the coding sequence TTGTACCATCGCTCACTGGCGTGGCTATCGCGGCGGGTCGCGAGCCCGAATCCTCGGCCGCGCCGCAAGCGGATAATCATCGCCGGCGCGGTCATCTTTTTAGCCGCGTTTGGTGTCAGACTCATTCACTGGCAGGACTATCAACTCAGGATCGGCGCGGACCAGGGGAGCCTCGTTAGCCGCTATAAGCAGCAAGCGCAACGGATGCTCGACGGGGACGGTATCCTGTATCCAACCGGTTATAAGCAGCACAGCAGCATCCAGTTGCTTGTGCACCCGCCGGGTTATTCGATCTTCATCGCCATGCTCTTCGGCTTGTTCGGCCAATCAGACGACAATCTCGTGCGCGCGCAGATCATCTGCGATTCATTGGCGGCGGTTCTGGTCTTTTTGATTTCCGCGCAAGTCATGGCGCTCGCGGCATCCGTGATCGCCGGCTTGCTTGTCGCTTTCTCGCCTCATCTCGCTCATCATTCGCTTATGCTTCTGCCCGAGTCGCTCGCAGTGCTGCCGATACTAATAGCAGTCCTCCTGTTAATCCGAGCGGGAAAACAACCTCGACTCGTGCCGATCCTCACAGCGGGCGCGATGATAGGCGTGTCGTGTTGGTTGAGATCGAACACTCTGCTGTTGGCGCCGTTTCTCGCGCTTGCGATTCTGCTGCTGCTCGAACGCAGCCGGCGAATGAAATACGCGATGGCGTTCGTGTTTGCGACGATAGTAGTCATCTCGCCGATTACTATTCGCAACTGGGTTGTGTTCGGTCACTTCATTCCGCTCTCACTCGGATCGGGCGTGACGATGATTGAAGGCATCGCCGATTACGACAAAGAGAATCGGTTTGGGATGCCTGTAACCGATGGCGAAGCGAAACGGAAGGACGTCGAATGGCACAACCGGCCCGACTACGCGGTGGGATTGTGGCGGCCTGATGGAATCGAGCGAGACCGCTACCGCTTCGCGCGCGGGCTCGATGTGATACGCAAGGACCCGGTGTGGTTTGCGGGAGTGATGATTCGCCGCGCGGCGGCGATGTTGAGATACAACGATTCGCTCTCACTCGGCTGGCCCGCAGATACTGCGATCGCGCCCATTGTCTCAGCCGAGCCTTCGTTCGGTCATCAGCTTGTGATCGGCGGCGAACCAGTGTGGTCAAGCTCTGCTCCGGAGTTGCTCGCCAAGGGCCGAGTCTTGTCGCCGCGGACCGAGTGCGCGCTTGCCGAAGATCGAGAGACGCTCACGGTGGCGGGCAACGACTCCGGCTTTGACGATCAGTTCTCTTCCGCGCCGATTGCCGTCCAGAAGAACACCGATTACGTGCTGAAGATTCCGCTAAAGTTGATGCAGGGGCGCATGGCGGCAAAAGTTACCAGCGCGGACCGGCGCATCGCTCTCGCTTCGCTCATCCTGCTACCGCCAGAAGCGGAGCCTCGAAGCAAAACAAAAGTAGAGGCCAAGGATGTGGACGGCGATAACGATAGTGAGTCGGCGATGGAAGAACGCTCCTCGCCGGCCATCGCCGACAATCAACGCCTATTGATGCCTTTTGCGACCGGAAGCCGCAGCGAAGTACTGTTGGTCTTAAGCAACAATGGGCCGTCCTCGGCGAGGCCCACGTGCGCGCTGGGTGCAGCGGAGCTTCTTGAGCTCGGGCAGACGCCGCACCGGTGGTCACGCTTTGTTCGGCCGGCGGTTCGCCTCATCGAGAGAAGTGTGTATAGGACTTCTCGCATGCTTCCGCTCATCGGGATCGGAATCATCTTGCTGGCGGCGGCTCGGCGGTGGCGGGTGCTCCTTGTCTTACTGGTTGTCCCGGCCTATTACTTGTCGGTGCAGTCCGCGTTGCACACGGAGTATCGATACATCCTGGCGATCCACTATTTTCTTTCGGTGATGGCTGCGGTGACGCTCAGTTGCTTTGGCGCGGCGATCGCCGGAGCAGTAGGATTGACAGCGAGGAGCTTCATCGTTAGGAATGCTCCCTAA
- a CDS encoding molybdopterin-binding protein: MITVEIVTIGNEILLGLVEDTNSNYLCRVVRGMAGRVRHIAIVRDEIDAISDAIRASLERGAELIFTCGGLGPTDDDLTLAGIAKATCRKLEINAVAQEFVQRRYRELASRGYVSSGEMSEARLKMARLPEDGRPIENPMGAAPAVVVEINETRIVSLPGVPAELKAIVEGPLQSLLAEVFGQGSYREREITVECGDESELAPALRQVASLHPEVYIKSRASRFGRGVHFRILISSAASCAQEAASMIESAASDLKKALTDAGIREQE; the protein is encoded by the coding sequence GTGATAACCGTCGAGATAGTGACCATCGGCAATGAGATTTTGCTCGGGCTGGTCGAGGACACGAATTCAAACTACCTTTGCCGTGTTGTTCGAGGAATGGCCGGCCGAGTTCGGCATATCGCGATAGTCCGTGATGAGATTGACGCGATAAGCGACGCCATCAGAGCTTCGCTGGAGCGCGGCGCCGAATTGATCTTCACCTGCGGAGGGCTCGGGCCAACCGATGATGATCTGACCCTGGCGGGCATCGCAAAGGCAACCTGCCGCAAGCTCGAAATCAACGCCGTCGCGCAAGAGTTCGTCCAGCGTCGCTACCGGGAACTCGCATCTCGAGGCTACGTATCGAGCGGCGAAATGAGCGAAGCACGATTGAAGATGGCAAGACTCCCTGAAGACGGGCGCCCGATCGAGAACCCGATGGGGGCCGCGCCGGCCGTTGTGGTAGAGATCAACGAAACTCGAATCGTCTCGCTGCCCGGCGTGCCTGCTGAGTTGAAGGCGATAGTCGAAGGCCCGCTTCAAAGTCTGCTCGCCGAGGTCTTCGGCCAAGGCAGTTATCGAGAGCGCGAGATAACCGTCGAGTGCGGCGACGAGTCCGAGCTGGCTCCGGCGCTGCGCCAGGTCGCTTCTCTGCACCCCGAGGTCTACATAAAATCGCGCGCGAGCCGCTTTGGGCGCGGCGTGCACTTTCGCATACTGATCTCGTCAGCCGCCTCCTGCGCCCAAGAAGCCGCCAGCATGATAGAGAGTGCCGCCTCGGACCTCAAAAAAGCGCTTACGGATGCGGGGATTCGGGAGCAAGAGTGA